The following coding sequences lie in one Myxococcus xanthus genomic window:
- a CDS encoding DsbA family oxidoreductase, whose protein sequence is MKTLHKPLQITVYQDVLCSWCYLADLRLDVLRQEMGEAVRWSVRPYPLRVHDVLPTTREQRALVEEVERAQREPDAAARMLSTDLWLGGDPPRTSVPALAALEAARLQGPQARAFLARAMQRAALEQGVNVSRPDVVFELASRVGLAMNEFSAAFRSEETRRLILDEHRDATHRGVRGVPTLVIGGRWMLCGLRELAEYREHILACLGKVSVPRSGSPERVVH, encoded by the coding sequence ATGAAAACGCTGCACAAGCCGCTGCAGATCACCGTCTACCAGGACGTGCTTTGTTCCTGGTGCTACCTCGCCGACCTGCGCCTGGATGTCTTGCGCCAGGAGATGGGCGAAGCCGTTCGCTGGAGCGTCAGGCCGTATCCGCTGCGCGTCCATGACGTGCTGCCCACGACGCGCGAACAACGCGCGTTGGTGGAGGAGGTCGAGCGCGCACAGCGCGAACCGGACGCCGCCGCGCGCATGTTGTCCACGGACCTGTGGCTCGGGGGAGATCCACCGCGCACCAGCGTGCCGGCGCTGGCGGCACTGGAAGCGGCGCGGCTGCAGGGCCCGCAGGCGCGCGCGTTCCTCGCCCGCGCCATGCAGCGCGCCGCGCTGGAGCAGGGCGTCAACGTGTCCCGCCCGGACGTGGTGTTCGAGCTGGCCTCGCGCGTGGGCCTGGCGATGAACGAATTCTCCGCGGCCTTCCGCTCGGAGGAGACGCGCCGCCTCATCCTCGACGAGCACCGGGATGCCACCCACCGCGGCGTGCGGGGCGTGCCCACGCTCGTCATCGGCGGCCGGTGGATGCTGTGCGGCCTGCGTGAGCTGGCCGAGTACCGCGAGCACATCCTCGCGTGCCTGGGCAAGGTGTCCGTGCCCCGCTCGGGTTCACCCGAGCGCGTGGTGCACTGA
- a CDS encoding pilus assembly protein → MMKKTLRSRHARGQSLVEAALGVTLFVTIVTFGIHFAEVGFLSLKVQEAAISALWDGTHGQMHHIPVNYDPAGSSMRDAANDAQARYADFNGLSSTTGAGITQALTTGSNMAVDCEMGVGVDWGGTAVTRATYRDNGGTACRASATLAAWRFPRSFLDQGEAGLYKKRNMEDSLASLQVCAVGRPVGGRCTGSYSMLIDDWGLAGQLEAATCNIIMQDQLLPCTNAPYHAAVFSIYTPTVLAIPGAASMLAEQTLFWNPLPPTALAMVGLGMKERTMWISAAGEDVINFNQFPTLMDPINMGVWGTSPGSALGGITTLPYAAAHLQRFSKGACFLGKDCD, encoded by the coding sequence ATGATGAAGAAGACCCTTCGCTCCAGGCATGCCCGGGGCCAGTCGCTGGTCGAAGCGGCCCTTGGCGTCACGCTCTTCGTCACCATCGTCACCTTCGGCATCCATTTCGCCGAGGTGGGCTTCCTGTCCTTGAAGGTGCAGGAGGCCGCCATCTCTGCGCTCTGGGATGGCACGCATGGGCAGATGCACCACATCCCCGTGAACTACGACCCCGCGGGCAGCTCCATGCGGGACGCCGCGAATGACGCCCAGGCGCGCTACGCGGACTTCAACGGACTGTCCTCCACGACGGGCGCGGGCATCACCCAGGCGCTCACCACCGGCAGCAACATGGCGGTGGATTGTGAGATGGGCGTGGGCGTGGACTGGGGCGGCACGGCCGTCACCCGCGCGACCTATCGCGACAACGGCGGCACCGCGTGCCGCGCCTCCGCCACCCTGGCCGCGTGGCGCTTCCCCCGCTCGTTCCTGGACCAGGGCGAGGCCGGCCTCTACAAGAAGCGAAATATGGAGGATTCGCTCGCCAGCCTGCAGGTCTGCGCGGTGGGGCGTCCGGTGGGCGGCCGCTGCACGGGCAGCTACTCCATGCTCATCGACGACTGGGGCCTGGCCGGCCAGTTGGAGGCCGCCACCTGCAACATCATCATGCAGGACCAGCTCCTGCCCTGCACCAACGCGCCGTACCATGCCGCGGTGTTCAGCATCTACACGCCCACGGTGCTCGCCATCCCCGGGGCGGCCAGCATGCTGGCCGAGCAGACGCTCTTCTGGAACCCGCTGCCGCCCACGGCCCTGGCCATGGTGGGCCTGGGCATGAAGGAGCGGACGATGTGGATCAGCGCCGCAGGCGAGGACGTCATCAACTTCAATCAGTTCCCCACCTTGATGGACCCCATCAACATGGGCGTCTGGGGAACGTCTCCGGGTTCGGCGCTGGGTGGCATCACCACGCTGCCGTACGCGGCGGCCCACCTGCAGCGCTTCAGCAAGGGCGCGTGCTTCCTTGGAAAGGACTGCGACTGA
- a CDS encoding sensor histidine kinase, whose translation MARGIAWLATLGAPLVGALYLLGWAWDVEMLRPGVAGIPMTPVTGIAMVFGGAALGLRLRSRPFRHQDHTATACALVTMAIGAVSLLRDITGWDLGMERVMLRLLDGHASVLPRPSPLSATCMTLLGMALALPERSHSVRPRDTLVVLSLVSSTLGLNGLLMGPLLTVGTLPFLAERSMGLPTALTLMLLAVGTLCARPGLGLMSRITRDSLGGFLARRLVPVTLLGPSVLGMVLMLLHEVRAINLEAKLPIFATFVSAGGAALVLLSARALDHIEAHRQQATAALEASEARYRGLLETTPAPLLTVDAHGLLRFVNTEAERVFGYPREELLGREVEVLIPEGLFGGRSLDTGLGEHAIQGRRKDGSPLSLEVRLSPVSGPEGPSVLAVVRDVTERERYLAKVQRAREEAEMQRSQVQALLDHTPVGIVFAEADGSGLVANPVAEQLLGRPLKGVRLEMMGNNPFVLTTDGKPVRREDVPIVRALLTGQLAGPEEFLILHPDGSRLPVLMTAAPVFGPTGKVRGVVSTAQDVTTRHELDRLREEYVSLISHDLRNPLHTISLRVGLLRRALREQNLEREESMTESIQRSVAWMSTMIEDLLEGSRLESQRDTLRREPRDLARFLEEVMERDVAPDVRERFHMEVPGALPPVWMDAARLERVVANLLSNAAKYSPGGQPITVRVQLQPEQVVVSVTDLGPGLSPEDAAHVFDKYYRTQKSSASDAKGLGLGLYISRLIIEAHGGRIWVESELGRGSTFSFSLPVAPPGANPLPPQVPDGQDPAAGDGSAVSA comes from the coding sequence ATGGCCCGCGGCATCGCCTGGCTCGCGACGCTGGGCGCCCCGCTCGTGGGCGCGCTGTACCTCCTGGGCTGGGCCTGGGACGTGGAGATGCTGAGGCCCGGCGTGGCCGGCATCCCCATGACGCCGGTGACGGGCATCGCCATGGTTTTCGGCGGCGCCGCCCTGGGCCTGCGGCTGCGCTCCCGCCCGTTCCGCCATCAGGACCACACGGCCACCGCCTGCGCGCTGGTGACGATGGCCATCGGCGCGGTGAGTCTCCTGCGCGACATCACCGGCTGGGACCTGGGGATGGAGCGCGTCATGCTGCGCCTGCTCGATGGACACGCCTCGGTGCTCCCTCGGCCCTCTCCCCTCTCCGCCACCTGCATGACGCTGCTGGGCATGGCCCTGGCCCTCCCTGAGCGGAGCCACTCCGTCCGGCCGCGCGACACGCTGGTCGTGTTGTCGCTGGTGAGCTCGACGCTGGGCCTCAACGGCCTGTTGATGGGCCCCTTGTTGACGGTGGGCACCCTGCCCTTCCTCGCCGAGCGCAGCATGGGCCTGCCCACCGCGCTGACGCTGATGCTGCTGGCGGTGGGCACGCTCTGCGCACGGCCAGGGCTGGGACTGATGAGCCGCATCACCCGCGACTCGCTCGGCGGCTTCCTCGCGCGCCGGTTGGTGCCGGTGACGCTGCTCGGCCCCTCGGTGCTGGGCATGGTGTTGATGCTCCTGCACGAGGTGCGCGCCATCAACCTGGAGGCGAAGCTCCCCATCTTCGCCACCTTCGTGAGCGCGGGCGGCGCGGCGCTCGTGCTCCTGTCCGCGCGGGCCCTGGACCACATTGAAGCCCACCGCCAACAGGCCACCGCGGCGCTGGAGGCCTCCGAAGCGCGCTACCGGGGCCTGCTGGAGACCACCCCCGCGCCGCTGCTGACGGTGGACGCGCACGGCCTGCTGCGCTTCGTCAACACGGAGGCGGAGCGGGTGTTCGGCTACCCGCGCGAGGAGCTGCTGGGACGCGAGGTGGAGGTGCTGATCCCCGAAGGACTCTTCGGTGGCCGGAGCCTGGACACCGGCTTGGGCGAGCACGCCATCCAAGGCCGCCGCAAGGACGGCAGCCCGCTGTCGCTGGAGGTGCGGCTGAGCCCGGTGTCAGGCCCGGAGGGTCCCAGCGTGCTCGCCGTCGTCCGCGACGTGACGGAGCGGGAGCGGTACCTCGCCAAGGTCCAGCGCGCCCGTGAGGAAGCGGAGATGCAGCGCAGCCAGGTGCAGGCCCTGCTGGACCACACGCCCGTGGGAATCGTCTTCGCGGAGGCGGACGGCAGCGGGCTGGTGGCCAATCCCGTCGCGGAGCAACTGCTCGGGCGCCCGCTGAAGGGCGTGAGGCTGGAGATGATGGGGAACAACCCGTTCGTGCTCACCACCGACGGCAAGCCGGTCCGCAGGGAGGACGTGCCCATCGTCCGCGCGCTGCTCACGGGCCAGCTCGCGGGGCCCGAGGAGTTCCTCATCCTCCACCCCGACGGGAGCCGGCTGCCGGTGTTGATGACCGCGGCTCCCGTCTTCGGTCCCACCGGAAAGGTGCGCGGCGTGGTCTCCACGGCGCAGGACGTGACGACGCGCCACGAGCTGGACCGGCTCCGCGAGGAATACGTCAGCCTCATCTCCCACGACCTGCGCAATCCGCTCCACACCATCAGCCTGCGCGTGGGCCTGCTACGGCGCGCCCTGCGCGAGCAGAACCTGGAGCGGGAGGAATCCATGACGGAGTCCATCCAGCGCAGCGTGGCCTGGATGAGCACCATGATTGAGGACCTGCTGGAAGGCTCGCGGCTGGAGTCCCAGCGGGACACGCTGCGCCGCGAGCCCCGGGACCTGGCGCGCTTCCTGGAAGAGGTGATGGAGCGGGACGTGGCCCCCGACGTGCGCGAGCGCTTCCACATGGAAGTCCCAGGCGCGTTGCCCCCCGTCTGGATGGACGCGGCGAGGCTGGAGCGGGTGGTGGCCAACCTGCTGAGCAACGCCGCCAAGTACAGCCCCGGTGGGCAGCCCATCACCGTGCGCGTCCAGCTCCAGCCGGAACAGGTGGTGGTGTCGGTGACGGACCTGGGCCCCGGGCTGAGCCCGGAAGACGCCGCCCACGTCTTCGACAAGTACTACCGCACGCAGAAGAGCAGCGCGTCGGACGCGAAGGGTCTGGGGCTGGGGCTGTACATCAGCCGCCTCATCATCGAAGCGCACGGCGGCCGCATCTGGGTGGAGAGCGAGCTCGGCCGAGGCTCCACCTTCAGCTTCAGCCTGCCCGTGGCTCCGCCCGGCGCGAACCCGCTCCCGCCCCAGGTCCCGGATGGCCAGGACCCGGCGGCGGGAGACGGCTCCGCCGTCAGCGCGTAG
- a CDS encoding ATP-grasp domain-containing protein: MSPRKVKPKKVPVPPGSQAPDRPERAPRRGHAKKTVVILSRKRALYSTRRLVAAIRARGHRPLVLDTLRCCLLLAQDAPRMTYRGVEVRGVDVVVPRIGASITAYGLAVVNHFEMMGVPVLNPPTSIARSRDKLRALQFLSRSGLDIPRTVMAHDRSNVRRLVEEVNGLPVIIKLIKGTQGVGVMIAHTLSEVQTILDTFWDLGQEIVLQEFVAESEGRDVRALVVGDRVVGAMRRKAKSGEFRSNIHRGGEGQAIELTEPYMEAAVRAARVVGLEVAGVDMLEGHAGPRLMEINSSPGFEGLERATHMDIAGAIIDHALKYAEAKRAG, from the coding sequence ATGTCCCCGCGCAAAGTGAAGCCGAAGAAGGTCCCGGTCCCGCCCGGGTCCCAGGCACCCGACCGTCCCGAGCGGGCCCCACGGCGAGGGCACGCGAAGAAGACAGTCGTCATCCTGTCCCGCAAGCGCGCGCTGTACTCCACGCGGCGGCTGGTGGCCGCCATCCGCGCGCGGGGCCACCGCCCGTTGGTGCTGGACACGCTGCGTTGCTGCCTGCTGCTCGCGCAAGACGCACCGCGCATGACGTACCGCGGCGTGGAGGTGCGTGGCGTGGACGTGGTGGTGCCGCGCATCGGCGCGTCCATCACCGCCTATGGCCTGGCGGTGGTGAACCACTTCGAGATGATGGGCGTGCCCGTCCTCAACCCGCCCACGTCCATCGCGCGCAGCCGCGACAAGCTGCGCGCGCTGCAGTTCCTGTCGCGCTCCGGGCTGGACATCCCCCGCACCGTCATGGCGCACGACCGCAGCAACGTGCGCCGGCTGGTGGAGGAGGTCAACGGGCTGCCCGTCATCATCAAGCTCATCAAGGGCACCCAGGGCGTGGGCGTGATGATTGCCCACACGCTGTCGGAGGTGCAGACCATCCTCGACACCTTCTGGGACCTGGGACAGGAAATCGTGCTCCAGGAGTTCGTCGCGGAGAGCGAGGGACGGGACGTGCGGGCCCTCGTCGTGGGTGACCGCGTGGTGGGCGCCATGCGGCGCAAGGCCAAGTCCGGCGAGTTCCGCTCCAACATCCACCGCGGCGGAGAAGGGCAGGCAATCGAGCTGACCGAGCCCTACATGGAAGCAGCCGTGCGGGCCGCGCGCGTCGTCGGGTTGGAGGTCGCGGGCGTGGACATGCTGGAGGGCCACGCCGGCCCCCGGCTGATGGAAATCAACTCCAGCCCGGGCTTCGAGGGCCTGGAGCGCGCCACGCATATGGACATCGCGGGGGCCATCATCGACCACGCGCTGAAGTACGCCGAGGCGAAGCGCGCCGGGTGA
- a CDS encoding TadE/TadG family type IV pilus assembly protein, translated as MNRSHSRGQTMVLFALGTLLMVLMVTLTLSFTMKVRERIEAQTVADAAAFSNAVATARTFNNIAVINRVQIAHAVAQAGAASLVSWASLYRAQLNAARGGYSDWEWPYQLNVITGCPCAWKSASCARRCRCGSKGLRDLGNLQRKLRMEDQRVNAVFQAYEPLFALQMRGHQLAQNALYLAQQQNYQELKDAVDSQRFTNQILSNINPGANATDAAWQVPPIGGVNKDELTGGLACTQGGAVCDVPATVQHAVNAAMGSRGFHFVTWRQDLDYVAHLANLAWVINPPDMVLVEVATQGTTHFGKKGRQMPMIMPFAPAITAEDEGSILYLYNHMANGGGAPCPAAVGGTEGVEASLVSSGGAMPTPEHRWTGGSDPSPYMRHMLMPCMNPVSSCPGIWPLFLDYNLTQLLDGGDNNYGQPKNFAVVQRNLRTRELDPWDYSFRYRFERGSTGTQFDNRSFQMADGTANDVQTAMATGIAYFHRGHSVAFHHWSEPPNLLNPFWRATLVAADTDESGLDDAANTLDLSAPAAARTLRALRSVGYRGIQ; from the coding sequence ATGAATCGTTCTCATTCCCGTGGCCAGACGATGGTGCTGTTCGCTCTCGGCACGTTGCTCATGGTGCTGATGGTGACGCTGACGCTGTCCTTCACCATGAAGGTGCGCGAGCGCATCGAAGCCCAGACGGTGGCGGACGCGGCGGCCTTCTCGAACGCGGTGGCCACCGCGCGCACCTTCAACAACATCGCCGTCATCAACCGCGTGCAGATCGCGCACGCGGTGGCCCAGGCGGGCGCCGCCAGTCTGGTGAGCTGGGCCAGCCTCTACCGCGCGCAGCTCAACGCCGCTCGCGGGGGCTACAGTGACTGGGAGTGGCCGTATCAGCTGAACGTCATCACCGGCTGCCCCTGCGCCTGGAAGAGCGCGTCGTGCGCGCGGCGCTGCCGCTGCGGCAGTAAGGGGCTGCGCGACCTGGGCAATCTGCAGCGGAAGCTGCGCATGGAGGACCAGCGGGTCAACGCCGTCTTCCAGGCGTATGAGCCGCTGTTCGCGCTCCAGATGCGCGGGCACCAGCTGGCGCAGAACGCGCTGTACCTCGCCCAGCAGCAGAACTACCAGGAGCTGAAGGACGCGGTGGACTCGCAGCGGTTCACCAACCAGATTCTCTCCAACATCAACCCAGGCGCGAACGCCACCGATGCCGCGTGGCAGGTGCCGCCCATCGGCGGCGTCAACAAGGACGAACTCACGGGCGGACTGGCCTGCACGCAGGGCGGCGCGGTGTGCGACGTCCCGGCGACGGTGCAGCACGCGGTGAATGCCGCCATGGGCAGCCGCGGCTTCCACTTCGTCACGTGGCGGCAGGACCTGGACTACGTCGCGCACCTGGCCAACCTGGCCTGGGTCATCAACCCGCCGGACATGGTGCTGGTGGAGGTGGCGACGCAGGGCACGACGCACTTCGGCAAGAAGGGGCGGCAGATGCCGATGATCATGCCCTTCGCGCCCGCCATCACCGCCGAGGACGAGGGCAGCATCCTCTATCTCTACAACCACATGGCCAACGGCGGCGGCGCGCCGTGCCCCGCGGCCGTGGGTGGCACGGAGGGCGTCGAGGCGAGCCTCGTGTCCTCCGGTGGCGCGATGCCCACGCCCGAGCACCGCTGGACGGGCGGCAGCGACCCCAGTCCCTACATGCGGCACATGCTGATGCCTTGCATGAACCCGGTGTCGAGCTGCCCGGGCATCTGGCCACTGTTCCTGGACTACAACCTCACCCAGTTGCTGGACGGCGGCGACAACAACTACGGCCAGCCCAAGAACTTCGCGGTCGTGCAGCGCAACCTGCGCACGCGTGAGCTGGACCCGTGGGACTACTCGTTCCGCTACCGCTTCGAGCGCGGCAGCACCGGCACGCAGTTCGACAACCGCAGCTTCCAGATGGCGGATGGGACGGCCAACGACGTCCAGACGGCCATGGCCACGGGCATCGCGTACTTCCACCGGGGCCACAGCGTGGCGTTCCACCACTGGAGCGAGCCGCCCAACCTGCTCAATCCATTCTGGCGGGCCACGCTGGTGGCAGCGGACACGGACGAGTCCGGTCTGGATGACGCCGCGAACACGCTGGACCTCAGCGCGCCCGCCGCGGCCCGCACGCTGCGGGCCCTTCGCTCCGTGGGCTACAGGGGAATCCAATGA
- a CDS encoding TadE/TadG family type IV pilus assembly protein, whose amino-acid sequence MNSQRPSRGRQSGQAMVEAALSLPLVVFLVLGTLQLFLMLQARVLAQYAAFRATRAGSVAHGECERMSHAAILALLPSFHSFIGMRTPEVGGEHGGGVGAPERLAMAFAPRRDNRYQAGLDGVHTGSIVWINRGLAGGGVESPQDRGFDDPGHLRRLEVRLIYWYPMRIPFANWVMSRMFLAQLGIQDYTAANPLVLAERNANWGAGEFTSTYALAADVRDELASRVGRREYVFPIETSFTMRMMTPVKARHFASMDCPR is encoded by the coding sequence ATGAATTCTCAGCGTCCGAGCCGTGGAAGGCAGTCCGGCCAGGCGATGGTGGAGGCGGCTTTGTCGCTTCCGCTCGTCGTGTTCCTGGTCTTGGGCACGCTTCAGCTGTTCCTGATGCTGCAGGCGCGCGTGCTCGCGCAGTACGCGGCCTTCCGCGCGACGCGCGCGGGCAGCGTGGCCCATGGCGAGTGCGAGCGGATGAGCCACGCGGCCATCCTCGCCTTGTTGCCTTCGTTCCACTCCTTCATCGGCATGCGCACGCCGGAGGTCGGCGGCGAGCACGGTGGTGGCGTGGGCGCACCCGAGCGGCTGGCCATGGCCTTCGCGCCGCGCCGCGACAACCGGTACCAGGCCGGGCTGGACGGCGTGCACACCGGCAGCATCGTGTGGATCAACCGCGGCCTGGCGGGCGGCGGCGTGGAGAGCCCGCAGGACCGTGGCTTCGACGACCCGGGGCACCTGCGGCGCCTGGAGGTGCGGCTCATCTATTGGTACCCGATGCGCATCCCCTTCGCGAACTGGGTGATGTCCCGGATGTTCCTCGCGCAGCTCGGCATCCAGGACTACACGGCTGCCAATCCGCTGGTGCTGGCCGAGCGCAACGCCAACTGGGGCGCGGGTGAGTTCACCAGCACCTACGCGTTGGCGGCGGACGTGCGCGACGAGCTGGCCAGCCGCGTGGGCCGCCGTGAGTACGTGTTCCCCATCGAAACCAGTTTCACCATGCGGATGATGACGCCCGTCAAGGCGCGTCACTTCGCCTCCATGGACTGTCCCCGATGA
- a CDS encoding carboxypeptidase regulatory-like domain-containing protein, which yields MFFGQRGALWPHGQNHRGVDQGTDGAWGGLPPREAVESFPAMMRPLLMVPCAVLGLSLGCGPGDYTPDPGVQTDDAEAVDLDNLRIGVSGTVDLLPEARRLLEARGLPLPSLEGAPLTAAEPLRLAVNDANATFGTAPAAADGAFTVRDVAVREMHLSLAVGAEAAGLVPAHTVVYDSAFTGARPRTDIIGARVWALPGAFHDALSVAVGESAIRGHTDNRAATLRDAGFVLGRVVDASGHPVAGAKVAPDGEALAGRIYYPTADLQGANQEGTDPDGLFVYVHSGADAEAFLLSVTGTDGYVPRNVGVAPGWGLVLTVHPGLHPPP from the coding sequence ATGTTTTTCGGACAGCGCGGCGCCCTCTGGCCCCATGGCCAGAACCACCGCGGCGTCGACCAGGGGACAGACGGAGCGTGGGGTGGATTGCCGCCACGTGAGGCCGTGGAGAGCTTTCCCGCGATGATGCGTCCTCTCCTGATGGTTCCATGTGCCGTGCTGGGACTCTCACTGGGCTGCGGCCCTGGCGATTACACACCCGACCCTGGCGTGCAGACCGACGACGCCGAGGCCGTGGACCTGGACAACCTCCGCATTGGTGTCAGCGGCACGGTGGACCTGCTCCCCGAGGCCCGGCGGTTGCTCGAGGCCCGGGGCCTGCCCCTGCCCTCGCTGGAGGGAGCGCCCCTCACCGCCGCGGAGCCCCTGCGGCTGGCGGTGAATGACGCCAACGCCACCTTCGGCACCGCGCCGGCCGCCGCGGATGGCGCCTTCACCGTGCGCGACGTGGCGGTGCGGGAGATGCATCTGAGCCTCGCGGTGGGCGCGGAGGCCGCGGGCCTGGTGCCCGCCCATACCGTCGTCTACGACTCCGCCTTCACCGGTGCCCGGCCGCGCACGGACATCATCGGCGCGCGCGTGTGGGCGCTGCCGGGCGCCTTCCATGACGCGCTCAGCGTCGCCGTGGGGGAGAGCGCCATCCGGGGCCACACCGACAACCGGGCGGCCACCCTGCGCGACGCCGGCTTCGTGCTGGGGCGCGTGGTGGATGCCAGCGGCCATCCCGTCGCTGGCGCGAAGGTCGCCCCCGACGGCGAGGCGCTGGCCGGTCGCATCTACTACCCCACCGCCGACCTCCAGGGAGCGAACCAGGAGGGCACCGACCCGGACGGATTGTTCGTCTACGTCCACTCGGGCGCGGACGCGGAGGCCTTCCTCCTGTCCGTCACGGGCACGGACGGCTACGTGCCACGCAACGTGGGCGTGGCGCCGGGCTGGGGGCTGGTGCTCACCGTCCATCCCGGCCTCCACCCGCCTCCCTAG
- a CDS encoding sigma 54-interacting transcriptional regulator, with the protein MSAPPLHPDDIHTSPGDVGQDLNHSPLLGETLVVDPRTTVKLHKCRLAVTSGPDTGRSVVSDKERLRCGAHPGNDLVLVEDRTASRHHFEIQFTERGYLLVDLGSTNGTFLDGRRIERAYLSPGSQIRAGSSVLTFAPLDEEVTIEPDREGELCDMVGQSVKMRQIFGLIKKIAPMGVSVIIQGETGTGKELVARAIHELSGRTKGPMEVLDCGAIPPNLIESELFGHEKGAFTGAVSSRPGAFERAHGGTIFLDELGELRLDLQPKLLRVLENHEVRRVGGNDVIEVDCRVIAATNRDLMKEIQGGGFREDLYFRLSVITIQLPPLRQRRDDIPLILKRALADPEVVGKHGKKRFSAESLGLLMSYSWPGNVRELMNVLSHVLTFSEGEEIQPAHLPPRVRGQVREGPLPFNEHLSFKDAKEQLLENFEREYITSVLTRCEGNLSRAARESGLHRKSIERLVKKYQLDTKGMKSR; encoded by the coding sequence ATGAGTGCTCCCCCTCTGCACCCTGACGACATCCACACCAGTCCCGGCGACGTCGGACAAGACCTGAACCACTCTCCGTTGTTGGGCGAAACGCTCGTGGTGGACCCGCGCACCACGGTGAAGCTCCACAAGTGCCGCCTGGCCGTCACCTCCGGACCGGACACCGGCCGCTCGGTGGTGAGCGACAAGGAGCGGCTGCGCTGCGGCGCGCATCCAGGCAATGACCTGGTGCTGGTGGAGGACCGCACCGCCAGCCGTCACCACTTCGAAATCCAGTTCACCGAGCGCGGCTATCTGCTGGTGGACCTGGGCTCCACCAACGGCACCTTCCTGGATGGCCGGCGCATCGAGCGGGCCTACCTGTCACCGGGCTCGCAGATTCGCGCGGGCTCGTCCGTGCTGACCTTCGCGCCGCTGGATGAGGAAGTCACCATCGAGCCCGACCGCGAGGGCGAGCTGTGCGACATGGTGGGGCAGAGCGTGAAGATGCGGCAGATATTCGGCCTCATCAAGAAGATCGCCCCCATGGGTGTGTCCGTCATCATCCAAGGTGAGACGGGCACCGGGAAGGAGCTGGTGGCGCGCGCCATCCATGAGCTGTCCGGCCGCACCAAGGGCCCCATGGAGGTGCTGGACTGCGGCGCCATTCCCCCCAACCTCATCGAAAGCGAGTTGTTCGGCCACGAGAAGGGCGCCTTCACTGGCGCGGTGAGCAGCCGGCCAGGCGCCTTCGAGCGCGCGCACGGGGGCACCATCTTCCTGGATGAGCTGGGCGAGCTGCGGCTGGACCTTCAGCCCAAGCTGCTGCGCGTGCTGGAGAACCATGAAGTGCGGCGCGTGGGCGGCAACGACGTCATCGAGGTGGACTGCCGCGTCATCGCCGCCACCAACCGCGACCTGATGAAGGAGATTCAGGGCGGAGGCTTTCGCGAGGACCTCTACTTCCGCCTGTCCGTCATCACCATCCAACTGCCGCCGCTGCGACAGCGCCGCGACGACATCCCCCTCATCCTCAAGCGCGCGCTCGCGGACCCTGAAGTGGTGGGCAAACACGGCAAGAAGCGCTTCTCCGCGGAGTCCCTGGGCCTGCTGATGTCGTATTCATGGCCCGGCAACGTGCGTGAGCTGATGAACGTGTTGTCTCACGTCCTCACTTTCAGTGAGGGCGAGGAGATTCAGCCCGCACACCTGCCGCCCCGCGTGCGGGGACAGGTCCGCGAAGGGCCGCTGCCCTTCAACGAGCACCTCTCCTTCAAGGACGCCAAGGAGCAGCTGCTGGAGAACTTCGAGCGCGAATACATCACCAGCGTTTTGACGCGCTGCGAAGGAAACCTGTCTCGCGCCGCGCGTGAGAGTGGGCTCCACCGGAAGTCGATTGAACGATTGGTGAAAAAGTACCAGCTGGATACAAAGGGGATGAAGTCGCGTTAG